From bacterium, a single genomic window includes:
- a CDS encoding four helix bundle protein — protein sequence MKTKLKSFKDLIVWQLASQFSKDVYELTKKFPTKEKYSLTDDLLRAARSIPANISEGWGRRFPKEKISFYNIASGSAEECANHLIEAFNVGYLNAVDHARFQKNVHIISVKLTNLITRIRKDIVILRQRSVTSTKCDCNSASVPNVSTAQRAKVFP from the coding sequence ATGAAAACGAAATTGAAAAGCTTTAAGGATCTGATCGTTTGGCAATTAGCCTCACAGTTTTCCAAAGATGTTTATGAATTAACAAAAAAATTTCCAACAAAAGAAAAATATAGCCTTACTGATGATCTGTTGAGAGCTGCACGATCTATACCTGCGAATATTTCCGAAGGATGGGGAAGACGTTTTCCGAAAGAAAAGATTTCATTTTATAATATAGCTAGCGGATCAGCTGAAGAATGTGCCAATCATTTAATAGAAGCCTTCAATGTTGGATACCTAAATGCAGTTGATCATGCCAGGTTTCAAAAGAACGTACATATAATCTCAGTAAAACTGACAAATCTCATTACCCGTATCCGAAAAGATATTGTAATTCTAAGGCAGCGCAGCGTGACTTCAACGAAGTGTGACTGCAATTCGGCTTCAGTGCCGAATGTGTCTACAGCGCAGCGTGCTAAGGTGTTTCCATGA
- a CDS encoding four helix bundle protein, producing the protein MLSAVKLLEAHNVYTTAMNVAMKVFELTPHLPHNDPRRITEEMIYYSSLVCHNMLDAWQNRTNHPVFMDKLNSASLDAAETQKRIQAAVDAKYIKPETALTISKSYDELIEKISGMLSKPSELVQ; encoded by the coding sequence ATGCTTTCCGCCGTCAAGCTTCTCGAGGCTCACAACGTTTACACCACGGCGATGAATGTCGCGATGAAGGTCTTTGAGCTCACGCCGCATTTGCCCCATAACGATCCCCGCCGCATCACCGAGGAAATGATTTATTATTCAAGCTTGGTCTGCCATAACATGCTCGATGCCTGGCAGAACCGCACGAACCATCCGGTGTTCATGGATAAGCTCAATTCCGCGTCCCTCGATGCGGCGGAAACTCAGAAACGGATACAAGCGGCGGTCGATGCCAAATATATAAAACCGGAAACAGCCCTCACCATATCGAAATCCTACGATGAACTGATCGAGAAAATCTCGGGCATGCTGAGCAAACCGTCGGAGTTAGTACAGTGA
- a CDS encoding DUF5674 family protein yields MKIITYPEKKEVIQALHGQFFKSMIKAVVDVERELLAIDAELHADLENMLLSERNSDQKDLWGVNLFLDKPKEEWIEFTALINIRPSMNNRSMEVEDPGMRAKVRAIVEKLIQE; encoded by the coding sequence ATGAAAATCATCACCTATCCGGAAAAAAAGGAAGTAATACAAGCCTTGCACGGCCAGTTTTTCAAAAGCATGATCAAGGCGGTGGTTGACGTGGAACGTGAATTATTGGCGATCGATGCCGAACTGCATGCTGATCTGGAGAACATGCTTTTATCTGAAAGGAACAGCGATCAGAAAGATCTCTGGGGCGTAAACCTCTTCCTGGACAAGCCCAAAGAGGAGTGGATCGAGTTCACCGCCCTGATCAACATCCGTCCGTCAATGAACAACCGTTCCATGGAAGTCGAAGATCCGGGTATGAGGGCTAAGGTCCGCGCCATCGTCGAAAAGCTGATCCAGGAATGA
- a CDS encoding cyclophilin-like fold protein, which yields MKIIIKCKSIGKIRAVLSDENPKTAKEFYDALPLSGRTYVWGEEIYFPLPVKEIKAENAREVVKKGEIAIWIENPSFCIFFGKTPMSKGKEIRAYSVVNVIGKISGNPDVFQKVRRNEEITVSRVEAEPDAIE from the coding sequence ATGAAAATAATTATAAAATGCAAATCTATCGGCAAGATCCGCGCCGTATTATCCGATGAAAATCCCAAAACGGCAAAGGAATTTTACGACGCCCTGCCGCTATCGGGCAGGACCTATGTCTGGGGCGAAGAGATCTACTTCCCCTTGCCCGTTAAAGAAATAAAAGCGGAAAATGCCAGGGAAGTCGTGAAAAAAGGCGAGATCGCCATCTGGATCGAAAATCCTTCATTCTGTATTTTCTTCGGCAAGACACCGATGAGCAAGGGCAAGGAGATCAGGGCTTATAGCGTGGTCAACGTTATCGGCAAGATCTCCGGCAATCCCGACGTCTTTCAAAAGGTAAGACGCAACGAAGAGATCACGGTCAGCCGGGTCGAAGCCGAACCGGACGCAATAGAATAA
- a CDS encoding OmpA family protein: MTKDLFTVIISALLLFSSCAVFSRSTSGLVEVGSVYGFVTNESYDPVENAEVRIAGDIAQQYSCYTNRAGYFQVADIEPGSYTLLITKAGYAPFNVKVNIEGGKKFEQRVMLKNEESARGKISGIVADYMTNAPLVVDISFLKGTEPVRAASDDSLGYFEFNDLEPGIYLLKFETIDYTPSVSEVVVEPNKDSEVMMRMLKINTTITLYGVEFEFGSARLKLDPESKTVPALDEAAALLTNHPELEVEIQGHTDNVGSETYNLELSQKRAEAVRDYLIDIHMIEPVRMIARGRGESKPVAGNDTEADRAKNRRVDFIILK, translated from the coding sequence ATGACAAAAGATCTTTTCACTGTAATAATATCGGCACTGCTGTTGTTTTCGTCCTGCGCTGTCTTTTCCCGCTCCACTTCCGGTTTGGTCGAAGTCGGATCGGTTTACGGGTTCGTGACCAATGAAAGTTATGATCCGGTTGAAAACGCCGAGGTTCGGATCGCTGGGGATATCGCTCAGCAATACTCATGTTATACTAACCGCGCCGGATACTTTCAGGTCGCTGATATTGAACCGGGATCATACACTCTGCTTATAACCAAAGCCGGATACGCGCCTTTTAACGTCAAAGTAAATATCGAAGGCGGTAAGAAGTTCGAGCAGCGTGTGATGTTGAAAAACGAGGAATCGGCGCGGGGAAAAATATCTGGGATCGTTGCCGACTATATGACGAATGCACCGCTGGTCGTCGACATTTCTTTCCTCAAGGGCACTGAGCCCGTCCGCGCGGCATCCGACGATTCTTTGGGTTATTTCGAATTCAACGACCTGGAACCGGGCATTTATCTGCTTAAGTTCGAAACTATTGATTACACGCCCAGCGTGTCCGAGGTTGTAGTCGAACCGAACAAAGATTCAGAGGTCATGATGCGCATGCTCAAGATCAACACGACGATCACCCTGTACGGCGTGGAATTCGAATTCGGCAGCGCCCGGCTCAAGCTCGATCCCGAGTCAAAGACCGTGCCGGCGCTGGACGAGGCGGCCGCGCTGCTGACCAACCACCCCGAACTCGAGGTGGAGATCCAGGGGCATACCGATAACGTGGGGTCGGAAACATACAACCTTGAATTGTCGCAGAAAAGAGCCGAGGCGGTGCGGGATTACCTCATCGATATTCACATGATCGAGCCGGTGCGGATGATCGCGCGGGGCCGCGGCGAATCAAAGCCCGTTGCTGGCAACGATACCGAAGCGGACCGCGCGAAAAACCGCCGCGTCGATTTCATAATTTTGAAATAA
- a CDS encoding polysaccharide biosynthesis tyrosine autokinase — translation MNDQPRINNGNGDEESSLHLRDLYGIFLRRRRLFFYLAIPVFLGIIVYRVTRPYNPAYMATFDLGVSKEQPVEGFFNQFSETPTTQIGSITQRVISTLLSVNFTSKVVDTLSLCANIKNGGKTISDIDIRTRMKSDFQNQLGPYKLRVTANGYSLHQNSYTIVPLTRYGTEHEVDLGSGALTFSVTALKKITRDHTYTVVFYPRDRMALALRNSTSINVLEADRIDKGIGSGEIPGSGEGVSKKLVTAKTLFPGMNLIGILRINLYWGNPQEALKIARALSAQIIKEDIGEKSLAYIQSRTFIESQLALYQNKLTELEDNIKIFKETKKIVDLQASTQALISQVSALESRKNQIQVEEQIIRSLNRYLVSSVEYAVADTLPNFAATLLSSPALQNLYNQFFQAEAELKGKLKEYSNEHPKVLEIRAKLDGIKGQMKEEISRRMSTISTEIASVERQISLLQDKLENVPVDELSLARLERDRETAEKLYTFFAEKLEETRVQEAGVTSDLKIINPPLVSGTPVNSRGRLTSFILALVISILVGGAGIFIAEYFDNTVKDLEVIKTKLGLSIFASIPLVESNGDDGPTSNLHRGGGKRRGGDTKNDHVKQGHDPAPRDYNLAKKGVRFFRSAFSVVLPRPQRKSGYYHVRTVSYDSSAEFESFRKLSLNIEFAHPDKHYQVVYVTSAGPEEGKTYVSLNLGVTMSAVGKKVVVVDTDFRKKRGHLTDVVKMKKEIGLFDVLQGKSTIKDAVVAYKPEYDKNVNHDPNDKSAVTSSLSLLPVGSVPPNPFVFLESVKMNQVLDELRKHYDYVIIDGLPMLLFADATYSARSADAVLLTARYGRTVLKELQDTKDILTNARANVIGMVLNGVPLSPGSYYYQSYYKYYSKYYRKEA, via the coding sequence ATGAACGATCAACCGCGCATCAACAACGGAAACGGCGATGAGGAGTCTTCTCTCCATCTCCGCGACCTGTACGGTATTTTCCTGCGCCGGCGCCGGCTGTTCTTCTATCTCGCGATCCCCGTTTTCCTGGGCATTATCGTGTACCGCGTTACCCGGCCGTACAATCCCGCCTACATGGCGACCTTTGACCTTGGCGTTTCCAAGGAACAGCCGGTGGAAGGGTTCTTCAACCAATTTTCGGAAACACCCACGACCCAGATCGGTTCCATTACCCAGCGCGTTATCTCCACGCTCCTGAGCGTCAATTTCACGAGCAAGGTCGTGGACACGCTGTCCTTGTGCGCTAATATCAAGAACGGCGGTAAAACGATCTCTGACATAGACATCAGGACCCGGATGAAGAGCGATTTCCAAAACCAGCTGGGGCCCTATAAACTGCGGGTGACCGCGAACGGCTATTCACTCCATCAGAATAGCTATACGATTGTCCCGCTCACGCGGTACGGTACGGAACACGAGGTTGACCTGGGCAGTGGCGCCCTTACTTTTTCAGTGACGGCGCTCAAGAAGATCACGCGTGACCATACCTACACGGTAGTGTTCTATCCCCGCGACCGCATGGCATTAGCCCTGCGGAATTCGACCTCGATAAACGTGCTGGAAGCCGACCGCATTGACAAGGGTATTGGTTCCGGCGAGATCCCTGGTTCGGGCGAAGGCGTATCCAAGAAACTGGTGACGGCAAAGACCCTTTTCCCCGGTATGAACCTTATCGGCATCCTGAGGATCAACCTGTACTGGGGAAATCCCCAGGAGGCGCTCAAGATCGCGCGTGCGCTCTCGGCGCAGATCATCAAGGAAGACATAGGCGAAAAATCCCTGGCCTATATCCAGTCCCGTACCTTTATTGAATCTCAGCTTGCCCTGTATCAGAACAAGCTTACCGAGCTTGAAGACAATATAAAGATATTTAAGGAAACAAAAAAGATCGTGGATCTTCAAGCGTCAACCCAGGCATTGATCTCTCAGGTTTCGGCTCTGGAATCGCGCAAAAACCAGATCCAGGTCGAAGAACAGATAATCCGAAGTCTTAACCGGTATCTGGTTTCCAGTGTCGAATACGCGGTGGCTGATACCCTGCCCAATTTCGCCGCGACCTTGCTGTCATCGCCGGCATTGCAAAACCTCTATAATCAGTTTTTCCAGGCTGAAGCCGAGCTCAAAGGGAAGCTTAAGGAATACTCTAACGAACACCCTAAAGTGCTTGAAATAAGAGCTAAATTAGATGGCATTAAAGGTCAAATGAAGGAAGAAATAAGCCGGCGTATGTCGACTATCAGCACTGAGATCGCGAGCGTAGAAAGGCAAATATCACTGCTCCAGGACAAACTGGAGAATGTGCCGGTTGACGAATTAAGTCTGGCAAGACTTGAGCGTGACCGTGAAACCGCGGAAAAACTGTATACGTTTTTTGCGGAAAAGCTTGAGGAAACGAGGGTCCAGGAAGCCGGCGTTACCTCGGATCTTAAAATAATAAACCCGCCTTTAGTGTCTGGCACGCCGGTCAATTCCCGCGGCCGCCTGACCAGTTTTATCCTGGCTCTGGTTATAAGCATACTCGTGGGCGGCGCCGGGATCTTTATCGCCGAATATTTCGACAATACTGTCAAAGACCTCGAGGTCATAAAGACCAAGCTTGGTCTTTCGATCTTCGCTTCTATACCGCTGGTCGAATCAAACGGCGATGACGGCCCCACCTCTAACCTCCATCGAGGGGGAGGAAAAAGGCGGGGTGGAGATACAAAAAATGATCACGTAAAGCAAGGTCATGATCCGGCGCCGCGGGATTATAACCTTGCCAAGAAAGGCGTAAGGTTTTTCCGTTCCGCGTTCTCCGTGGTCCTTCCGCGGCCTCAGCGCAAATCCGGTTATTATCACGTACGGACCGTCAGCTACGATTCATCGGCTGAATTCGAGAGTTTCCGCAAGCTGTCATTGAATATCGAATTCGCCCATCCTGACAAACACTATCAAGTCGTGTACGTAACTTCTGCCGGCCCTGAAGAAGGCAAAACCTACGTATCGCTTAACCTGGGCGTGACCATGAGCGCGGTGGGGAAGAAGGTCGTGGTCGTGGACACGGATTTCAGAAAAAAAAGAGGGCACCTCACCGACGTCGTAAAAATGAAAAAAGAAATCGGCCTGTTCGATGTCCTGCAGGGGAAATCAACGATAAAGGATGCGGTCGTCGCCTACAAGCCGGAATACGATAAAAACGTTAATCACGATCCCAACGATAAATCTGCCGTAACGAGCAGTCTATCCTTGCTCCCCGTGGGTAGTGTGCCGCCCAATCCCTTTGTCTTTTTAGAATCGGTCAAAATGAACCAGGTGCTGGATGAACTCAGAAAACATTACGATTACGTCATCATTGACGGCCTGCCCATGCTTCTTTTTGCTGACGCGACATACTCGGCGCGCAGCGCGGACGCGGTGCTGTTGACCGCGCGGTACGGCAGGACGGTTCTAAAGGAACTGCAGGACACGAAAGACATTCTGACCAATGCCCGGGCGAACGTCATCGGCATGGTGCTGAACGGCGTACCCTTGTCCCCGGGCTCGTATTACTACCAAAGTTATTACAAATACTATAGTAAGTACTATAGAAAAGAAGCGTAG
- a CDS encoding tail fiber domain-containing protein yields the protein MRSIHATLILALFITLAFSQTVYKSGDIRLSPRLLNYQGYLTDDLSNPINDSFDILFRVYDASTSGNLLWSETQMEVPILKGIFNVLLGSVSTIPDSVFTKGANRWLELRFNSQTLAPRTQIVSAPYAYTATYSDTALFARNSAADNDWAFRVTDTADTTLQMTGTWGLARAGNMLWGNADSTHVNFGVACTTGAAGLDNKYCVVSGGDGNASSGWYATVAGGWINKAIGGFAAVGGGEDNFADGWCTTIAGGCDNSAANDGSAIGGGRTNQANGHYAAVGGGRNNISGDAAEDTGAVVAGGYNNSVTGRYAFAGGGYSNIAGGRYAVVAGGVSNAADSINAAVGGGTMNVARGNTCVIAGGYGNNIYGAYAAIGGGLSNQADGNRSSVGGGEMNSAGGDHAAVSGGNCNTAGGTYAFAGGGDDNMANGYGSTVGGGENNKAGGMDAAVCGGALNEAGGDCAIVAGGVYDSAKAVYGSILGGYSNRAGVGPSDTAAVVCGGYDNNATGKYSFVGGGRSCFAAKTYATVCGGLNNWANNAGSFVGGGYSNNADSMASFIGGGRSNYAYGDYSVVTGGWFNNVTGNFAVVGGGSEDTVKAVYGGVLSGYGNLVGDAAEDTGAVVAGGYDNSASAKYAFVGGGDNNAACSTHATVGGGYSNAANGNYTTVGGGYDNLTSGEASSVSGGAVNCATSYYATISGGQSNNATDWCATIGGGQANDASGSYTFIGGGLANTAGGGSSVAGGGEQNSAAGSFATVPGGRLNNADGAYSFAAGRRAKSYNQGCFVWGDATDADVSASVDNRWIARCSGGVYFYTNSGLTSGVYVAAGGNSWSAVSDRNMKENFQPVDGDEILNNIEQLPITTWNYKSQDPSIRHIGPMAQDFSKFGVGEDDKHITTIDADGIALAAIQELIKQNKAQQAEIEQLKAQIAKLSEK from the coding sequence ATGAGATCTATACATGCCACCCTTATTTTGGCCCTGTTCATCACTCTAGCATTTAGCCAGACGGTTTATAAGTCCGGCGATATCCGTCTCTCGCCGCGCCTTTTAAACTACCAGGGCTATCTGACCGATGATCTAAGCAACCCGATAAACGATTCATTTGACATATTATTCCGGGTCTACGATGCGTCGACGTCCGGCAACCTGCTTTGGTCCGAAACGCAGATGGAAGTGCCGATCCTGAAAGGGATCTTTAACGTTCTGTTGGGCAGCGTGAGCACGATACCGGATTCCGTGTTCACCAAAGGAGCGAACCGGTGGCTGGAACTGAGGTTTAACAGCCAGACTCTCGCGCCCCGCACGCAGATTGTGTCCGCGCCTTACGCTTATACCGCGACCTATTCGGATACCGCATTGTTCGCGCGCAATTCTGCGGCTGATAACGACTGGGCATTTCGTGTCACCGATACCGCGGATACCACGCTCCAGATGACAGGCACATGGGGTTTGGCGCGCGCCGGGAACATGCTATGGGGCAATGCCGACAGCACACACGTTAATTTCGGCGTCGCGTGCACAACCGGAGCAGCCGGTCTGGACAACAAATACTGCGTAGTCAGCGGCGGCGACGGCAACGCGTCGAGCGGCTGGTACGCCACCGTGGCTGGCGGCTGGATCAACAAAGCCATCGGTGGTTTCGCGGCAGTGGGCGGCGGTGAAGACAACTTTGCCGACGGCTGGTGCACGACCATCGCCGGCGGCTGCGACAATAGCGCCGCGAACGACGGCTCGGCCATCGGCGGGGGCCGTACAAACCAGGCCAACGGCCATTATGCGGCTGTAGGCGGCGGACGGAATAATATCTCCGGCGACGCGGCCGAAGATACCGGCGCCGTCGTGGCCGGAGGTTATAATAATTCCGTTACCGGCCGGTATGCGTTTGCCGGCGGTGGATACAGCAATATAGCCGGAGGCAGGTACGCGGTCGTGGCCGGCGGGGTAAGCAATGCCGCTGACTCAATAAATGCCGCAGTCGGGGGCGGGACGATGAATGTGGCCCGCGGCAATACCTGCGTGATCGCCGGTGGATATGGGAACAATATCTATGGCGCATACGCAGCTATCGGCGGCGGATTGTCCAATCAGGCTGACGGAAACAGGTCATCCGTGGGTGGTGGTGAAATGAATAGTGCCGGCGGTGATCATGCAGCCGTCAGCGGCGGGAATTGTAACACGGCTGGCGGAACTTACGCATTCGCAGGCGGCGGTGACGATAATATGGCGAATGGATATGGATCGACCGTGGGCGGCGGTGAAAACAACAAAGCCGGCGGAATGGACGCTGCCGTGTGCGGCGGGGCTTTGAATGAAGCTGGCGGTGATTGTGCCATTGTAGCGGGTGGCGTGTATGATTCAGCAAAAGCGGTTTACGGCTCGATACTGGGCGGTTACAGTAACAGGGCTGGAGTAGGTCCCTCAGATACCGCGGCCGTAGTCTGCGGCGGGTATGATAATAACGCGACCGGGAAATATTCATTCGTCGGCGGAGGGAGATCCTGTTTCGCCGCTAAAACGTACGCGACTGTTTGCGGAGGCTTAAATAACTGGGCAAATAATGCTGGTTCATTCGTGGGTGGAGGTTATTCAAATAACGCTGATAGTATGGCGTCATTCATAGGCGGTGGACGAAGCAATTATGCTTACGGTGATTACTCGGTCGTCACCGGCGGATGGTTTAACAATGTTACCGGTAATTTCGCGGTCGTGGGCGGGGGAAGCGAGGATACTGTAAAGGCGGTATACGGCGGCGTGCTATCCGGATATGGCAACCTCGTCGGCGATGCAGCCGAGGATACCGGCGCCGTGGTGGCCGGGGGATATGATAACTCAGCGAGCGCCAAATATGCATTTGTGGGCGGGGGAGATAACAACGCCGCTTGCAGCACGCACGCGACCGTGGGCGGAGGATATTCAAATGCTGCAAATGGCAATTATACGACCGTGGGCGGCGGATATGATAATCTGACTAGCGGAGAAGCTTCGAGCGTGAGTGGCGGAGCTGTCAACTGTGCCACCAGTTATTATGCAACAATCAGTGGCGGACAGAGCAATAATGCCACCGACTGGTGCGCGACAATAGGTGGCGGCCAAGCCAACGATGCCTCCGGTTCATACACATTTATCGGCGGTGGCTTAGCGAATACGGCCGGCGGCGGTTCAAGTGTGGCGGGCGGTGGAGAGCAAAATTCCGCTGCTGGATCATTTGCCACGGTACCTGGGGGGCGTTTGAATAATGCCGACGGCGCATATTCATTCGCGGCGGGACGCCGCGCTAAATCTTACAACCAGGGTTGTTTTGTCTGGGGCGACGCGACCGACGCGGATGTATCTGCCAGCGTGGATAACCGCTGGATCGCGCGCTGCAGCGGTGGAGTTTATTTCTATACTAACAGCGGCTTGACCAGCGGCGTATACGTCGCCGCCGGCGGCAACTCCTGGTCCGCGGTCAGTGACCGGAACATGAAAGAGAACTTCCAGCCCGTGGACGGCGATGAGATCCTCAACAATATCGAGCAGCTGCCGATCACGACCTGGAACTATAAGAGCCAGGATCCTTCGATCCGTCACATCGGTCCCATGGCGCAGGATTTTTCAAAATTCGGCGTGGGCGAGGACGACAAGCACATCACGACCATCGACGCCGACGGCATTGCCCTGGCCGCGATCCAGGAACTCATTAAGCAGAACAAGGCGCAGCAGGCCGAGATCGAACAGCTGAAAGCCCAGATCGCAAAACTGAGCGAAAAATAA
- a CDS encoding four helix bundle protein yields MESMHNDNVLLKTENYMNVKKFEDLKVWQLANKLSLEVSQLVKTFPGNEKYDLASQMHRSARSVPSEISEGFYRFHFNDKLTFYERARASLGELRNHFGDALAHKYIDIKQHRHFKIKMQEIGYLLNRMMTNVRKARDKNDTQAV; encoded by the coding sequence ATGGAATCTATGCACAATGATAATGTTCTTTTGAAAACAGAAAATTATATGAATGTAAAAAAGTTCGAAGATCTTAAAGTCTGGCAATTAGCAAACAAACTGTCGCTGGAGGTATCGCAGCTCGTTAAGACTTTTCCAGGTAATGAGAAGTATGATCTCGCGAGTCAAATGCACCGTTCAGCTCGCAGTGTGCCGTCTGAGATTAGCGAAGGTTTCTACAGATTTCATTTTAATGATAAACTTACATTCTATGAACGTGCACGTGCTTCTCTTGGTGAATTGCGCAATCACTTTGGTGATGCATTAGCTCATAAGTACATAGATATAAAACAACACCGGCATTTCAAAATAAAGATGCAAGAAATCGGATATTTGTTAAATAGAATGATGACAAATGTTCGTAAAGCACGGGATAAAAATGATACTCAAGCGGTATAG
- a CDS encoding PKD domain-containing protein translates to MFILFLLTFDSFYFIHYSDPQIGRNAYAVPHCSLAIAQISAMSPLPGFVIVCGDMANNPENQTLVQQQWHTCDSLFDLLPVPVGKYYAPGNNDVGYEDEGCWTPGQLLLYRGFWGPDYYSFDNNSADSCHFIALNSTLLDTYSGHACYDPYSLEQDSFLRADLAAVAGSPQKYKHLFFFHHFPLYVSSPGEGNSHSSVDRPRRDTLLFDLVDYDFSAVFAGHLHGDLQFLYGPSLLQTGLATCETNIGLCGYRVVKVFSNGIETFTVWLQSPLDTVPMVNIVGASVDPETLQAGETAYFDCLVDSFNFPDWRSLSYAWDFGDSSASGQANITHSYADTGHYRVVFRAYNNPRLCAQYKFDIVVRSTQIAENEAQTAVRDLNSVIRFYSSSIIRPNSHLSFELHSSVHSLSAVLYSADGRCVTDLEPFGSNKCVQNLSMPAWLAPGIYFLLFKYQTIENHGSSSPRQAVFKLIIL, encoded by the coding sequence ATGTTTATTTTATTCTTACTGACTTTTGATTCCTTCTATTTCATCCACTACTCTGACCCGCAGATCGGGCGCAATGCCTATGCTGTGCCGCATTGTTCCCTGGCAATAGCCCAGATCAGTGCGATGTCGCCTTTACCCGGGTTCGTGATCGTCTGCGGTGATATGGCGAACAACCCCGAGAACCAAACCCTGGTCCAGCAGCAGTGGCATACCTGCGATTCGCTGTTCGATCTCCTGCCGGTACCGGTGGGAAAATATTACGCGCCGGGTAACAATGATGTCGGTTACGAGGATGAGGGATGCTGGACGCCGGGCCAGCTTTTATTATATCGCGGGTTTTGGGGGCCCGATTATTATTCTTTCGACAATAATAGCGCCGATTCGTGCCATTTCATCGCCTTAAACTCCACGCTGCTCGATACCTATTCGGGTCACGCGTGCTATGACCCATATTCGCTCGAGCAGGATTCCTTTCTGCGTGCCGACCTTGCGGCGGTCGCCGGGTCGCCCCAAAAATACAAACACCTCTTTTTCTTCCATCACTTTCCCCTGTACGTGTCATCGCCCGGCGAGGGGAACAGCCATTCGTCAGTGGACCGGCCGCGGCGCGACACCTTGTTGTTCGATCTTGTTGATTACGATTTTTCCGCGGTCTTTGCCGGCCATTTACACGGCGATCTCCAGTTTTTATACGGTCCGTCGCTGCTCCAGACCGGCCTCGCGACCTGCGAAACGAACATCGGTTTGTGCGGGTACCGGGTGGTCAAGGTTTTTTCAAACGGCATCGAAACCTTTACGGTCTGGCTGCAAAGCCCCCTGGACACGGTGCCCATGGTCAATATCGTCGGCGCGTCCGTCGATCCCGAAACCCTGCAGGCAGGGGAGACGGCGTATTTCGACTGCCTTGTCGATTCTTTCAATTTTCCGGACTGGCGCTCTTTATCGTACGCCTGGGATTTCGGCGACAGCAGCGCGTCAGGGCAGGCAAATATTACGCATAGCTACGCTGACACGGGTCATTACCGCGTGGTTTTCCGGGCATATAATAACCCTCGTCTTTGCGCCCAGTATAAATTCGATATCGTCGTGCGTTCCACCCAAATCGCTGAGAACGAAGCGCAAACCGCGGTCCGTGATCTGAATTCCGTTATTCGCTTTTATTCGTCTTCTATCATTCGCCCTAATTCGCATTTATCATTCGAATTGCATTCGTCCGTTCATTCGTTAAGCGCCGTATTATATTCCGCTGACGGTCGTTGCGTGACTGATCTGGAACCGTTCGGATCAAACAAATGCGTTCAGAATCTGTCAATGCCGGCATGGCTCGCGCCCGGAATTTATTTCCTATTGTTTAAATACCAGACTATTGAAAACCATGGATCCAGTTCGCCCCGGCAGGCGGTATTTAAGCTCATCATCCTATGA
- a CDS encoding type II toxin-antitoxin system HicA family toxin yields MPKINPINWRLLSKIFELFGCKFERQKGDHMVYSHPSARRPVIIPKYDEIPVSIIRINMKTVGMIREQYFELLKKC; encoded by the coding sequence TTGCCAAAAATAAACCCTATAAACTGGCGTCTATTAAGTAAGATTTTTGAGCTCTTCGGGTGTAAATTCGAACGGCAAAAAGGTGACCATATGGTTTATAGCCACCCCAGTGCCAGGCGACCCGTAATTATACCGAAATACGATGAGATACCAGTTTCTATCATACGGATAAATATGAAGACCGTGGGTATGATCCGTGAGCAATACTTTGAATTGCTAAAAAAGTGCTAA